TCTCGACCGAAGAAACCCGGTATTACCTCAATGGCATCTTCCTCCACGTTTCGGACGAGGATCAGCCCGTGCTGAAAGCCGCCGCGACCGACGGCCATCGCCTCGCCCGCTTCACCCTTCCGCGTCCGGAAGGCGCGGATGGAATGCCTGACGTGATCGTCCCGCGAAAAGCCGTGGCCGAACTGCGAAAGCTGCTGGACGAAGCGATGGATGGCAACGTCCAGGTCGATCTGTCCGCCAGCAAGATCCGCTTCACTCTGGGCGGCGAGGGCGGAGTCGTGCTAACCAGCAAGCTGATCGACGGGACCTTCCCCGATTACAGCCGGGTAATTCCGACCGGTAACGACAAGCTGCTCAAGCTCGACCCCAAGAGCTTCTTCGCAGGCGTCGACCGCGTGGCGACCATCGCCACGGAAAAAACGCGCGCGGTGAAGATGGGACTCGAAAACGACAAGGTCACGCTGACCGTGACGAGCCCCGACAACGGAACGGCAGCGGAAGAACTCGCCGCGGAATATAATGCCGACGGATTTGAGATCGGCTTCAACGCCGGTTATCTCAAGGACATCCTCAGCCAGATCGATAGCGACACTGTGGAACTGCATCTGGCGGACGCCGGAGCGCCGACGCTGATCCG
The genomic region above belongs to Qipengyuania spongiae and contains:
- the dnaN gene encoding DNA polymerase III subunit beta, yielding MKATIERATLLRCLSHVQSVVERRNTIPILSNVLIEASGDGDLKVMATDLDLQVVEHMSAASVEDAGAVTVSAHLLFDIARKLPDGSQVSLETAENRMEIKAGRARFKLPTLPRDDFPVIVEGDLPTSFELPAKTLAELIDRTRFAISTEETRYYLNGIFLHVSDEDQPVLKAAATDGHRLARFTLPRPEGADGMPDVIVPRKAVAELRKLLDEAMDGNVQVDLSASKIRFTLGGEGGVVLTSKLIDGTFPDYSRVIPTGNDKLLKLDPKSFFAGVDRVATIATEKTRAVKMGLENDKVTLTVTSPDNGTAAEELAAEYNADGFEIGFNAGYLKDILSQIDSDTVELHLADAGAPTLIRKDENSPALYVLMPMRV